The Neomonachus schauinslandi chromosome 11, ASM220157v2, whole genome shotgun sequence genome contains a region encoding:
- the UCP2 gene encoding mitochondrial uncoupling protein 2, with translation MVGFKATDVPPTAAVKFLGAGTAACIADLITFPLDTAKVRLQIQGERHGPVRATTSAQYRGVLGTILTMVRTEGPRSLYSGLVAGLQRQMSFASVRIGLYDSVKQFYTKGSEHAGIGSRLLAGSTTGALAVAVAQPTDVVKVRFQAQARAGRGRRYQSTVDAYKTIAREEGFRGLWKGTSPNVARNAIVNCAELVTYDLIKDALLKANLMTDDLPCHFTSAFGAGFCTTVIASPVDVVKTRYMNSALGQYSSAGHCALTMLQKEGPRAFYKGFMPSFLRLGSWNVVMFVTYEQLKRALMAACTSREAPF, from the exons ATGGTTGGGTTCAAGGCTACAGATGTACCCCCTACTGCCGCTGTGAAGTTCCTGGGGGCAGGCACAGCTGCCTGCATTGCAGATCTCATCACCTTTCCTTTGGACACCGCTAAAGTCCGGCTGCAG ATTCAAGGAGAAAGGCATGGGCCAGTGCGGGCCACAACCAGCGCCCAGTACCGTGGCGTGCTGGGCACCATCCTGACCATGGTGCGCACCGAGGGCCCTCGTAGCCTCTACAGTGGGCTGGTCGCCGGCCTGCAGCGCCAGATGAGCTTTGCCTCTGTCCGCATCGGCCTCTACGACTCTGTCAAGCAGTTCTACACCAAGGGTTCTGAGC ATGCCGGCATTGGGAGCCGCCTCCTGGCAGGCAGTACCACAGGTGCCTTGGCTGTGGCTGTGGCCCAGCCCACAGATGTGGTAAAGGTCCGGTTCCAGGCGCAGGCCCGGGCTGGAAGAGGCCGGAGATACCAAAGCACTGTTGATGCCTACAAGACCATCGCCCGAGAGGAAGGGTTCCGAGGACTCTGGAAAG GGACCTCCCCCAATGTTGCTCGTAATGCCATTGTCAACTGTGCTGAGCTGGTGACCTATGATCTCATCAAGGACGCCCTCCTGAAGGCCAACCTCATGACAG ATGACCTTCCTTGCCACTTCACTTCCGCCTTCGGGGCCGGCTTCTGCACCACCGTCATTGCCTCCCCTGTCGATGTGGTCAAGACGAGATACATGAACTCTGCCCTGGGCCAGTACAGCAGCGCTGGCCACTGTGCCCTCACCATGCTCCAGAAGGAGGGTCCCCGAGCCTTCTACAAAGG gTTCATGCCCTCCTTTCTCCGTTTGGGTTCCTGGAATGTGGTGATGTTTGTCACCTATGAGCAGCTCAAACGGGCCCTTATGGCTGCCTGCACTTCCCGGGAGGCTCCCTTTTGA